In a genomic window of Methylobacter sp. YRD-M1:
- the dpgA gene encoding 3,5-dihydroxyphenylacetyl-CoA synthase DpgA: MLANSAPYPRVIGLGTANPNTCYDQTIIADMFGHKQARIKKLFENSHIRKRFLYLPEPDEDGLIQQEDSAALQKKHLSGSLEMGAAAIDKCLREQNLTTRDIDYLACVTSTGFLCPGLSAHIAKALGFRPDVRRTDILGMGCSAGVNGLQVVTDYVRTNPGKKALLLAIEVCSSAYYVDSSMETAVVNSLFGDGSAALLISSADEYSGANGPMVVDFESETITENIDALRYNLVNGMLSFYLDKDIPYVIGANIHKPISRLLERNNLKLRNIDHWIIHSGGKKVIDSIKYNIDISNHDVRHTLSVLQDYGNMSSCSFLFSYDKLRKENVAKKGDIGVVVAMGPGVAIETALLRW; the protein is encoded by the coding sequence ATGTTAGCAAATTCAGCACCATATCCGCGAGTTATAGGCTTGGGGACAGCAAATCCAAATACTTGTTATGACCAAACGATCATAGCGGACATGTTTGGGCATAAACAGGCAAGGATTAAAAAACTTTTCGAAAACTCACATATCAGGAAACGCTTCCTTTATCTCCCTGAACCGGACGAGGATGGTTTGATACAACAGGAAGACAGCGCTGCTTTGCAGAAGAAGCATTTGAGCGGGAGCTTGGAAATGGGGGCGGCGGCCATTGACAAATGTTTGCGTGAGCAAAATCTGACTACCCGTGACATTGACTATTTGGCCTGTGTTACCAGTACCGGATTCCTTTGCCCCGGGCTTTCTGCCCATATTGCAAAGGCGCTTGGCTTCAGACCGGACGTAAGAAGGACCGACATATTGGGGATGGGCTGCAGCGCCGGTGTCAATGGTCTGCAGGTGGTCACCGATTATGTCCGGACGAACCCCGGCAAGAAGGCCTTGCTGTTGGCCATAGAAGTCTGCTCATCCGCTTACTACGTGGATAGCAGCATGGAAACAGCGGTCGTAAACTCCCTGTTCGGCGACGGTTCGGCCGCGCTGTTGATTTCATCGGCTGATGAATATTCAGGCGCAAACGGCCCCATGGTCGTTGATTTTGAATCGGAGACCATTACCGAGAACATAGACGCGCTGCGCTATAACCTGGTGAACGGAATGCTGTCGTTCTATCTGGACAAGGATATTCCTTATGTTATCGGCGCCAACATTCATAAGCCTATTTCGCGTTTGCTGGAGAGGAACAACCTGAAGCTCAGAAATATTGATCATTGGATCATCCATTCGGGGGGTAAAAAAGTCATCGACAGCATTAAATACAACATCGACATTTCCAACCACGATGTCCGGCATACGCTGAGCGTGCTGCAGGATTACGGCAACATGTCATCGTGCTCGTTCTTGTTCAGCTATGACAAATTGCGAAAGGAGAATGTCGCTAAAAAAGGGGATATTGGGGTAGTGGTTGCAATGGGGCCCGGTGTGGCGATCGAAACAGCATTATTGCGCTGGTAA
- a CDS encoding enoyl-CoA hydratase/isomerase family protein, with protein MLVKLKINESIAYITLNRPDRLNAYNSEMLDELESAIKTVLADQALKAVVIGSSSDSFCTGADLKEIAHRSYRDVINLKSRRIFEELYHAPIISIAAVKGYAIAGGFEMALACDFILAADNARFWLPEVDIGLIPAAGGIERLVQRVGQNLTKEIVICGRRLDASEAQSLGLVTKTVAAAQLDDEVAALLKIIMVKPAWALQIAKISINEATSTQKSALNLFGQAFLHELRASKTNTIVD; from the coding sequence ATGCTTGTCAAATTAAAAATCAATGAATCTATTGCTTATATCACCCTTAATCGGCCCGATAGGCTTAATGCTTATAACAGCGAGATGCTTGACGAGCTGGAATCTGCGATTAAGACAGTATTGGCAGACCAGGCACTGAAGGCGGTTGTGATCGGTTCCTCGTCCGACAGTTTTTGTACAGGGGCCGATTTGAAGGAAATAGCGCACAGGAGCTATCGGGACGTTATCAATTTAAAAAGCCGAAGAATTTTTGAAGAGCTCTACCATGCGCCGATCATCTCCATTGCGGCGGTTAAAGGGTATGCCATCGCCGGCGGCTTTGAAATGGCGCTGGCGTGCGATTTTATCTTGGCCGCTGATAATGCAAGATTCTGGTTGCCCGAGGTCGATATCGGGCTTATTCCGGCCGCCGGCGGCATCGAGAGGCTGGTCCAGCGCGTCGGGCAAAATCTCACTAAAGAAATCGTCATCTGTGGACGCAGGCTGGACGCTAGTGAGGCACAGAGTCTAGGGTTGGTGACAAAAACAGTAGCTGCCGCGCAGCTTGATGATGAAGTGGCGGCGTTACTGAAAATAATTATGGTCAAGCCGGCCTGGGCATTACAAATAGCCAAAATTTCCATTAATGAAGCGACATCAACACAGAAATCAGCGCTTAATTTGTTTGGGCAGGCATTCCTGCATGAATTAAGGGCAAGTAAGACAAATACTATTGTTGATTGA
- a CDS encoding enoyl-CoA hydratase/isomerase family protein, whose product MVNSSGIIKFSRKEDIAILTISNPPRNRLPDPIFVDPDVLHAHLHEEGLKGAILIGEGNNFCEGAAIDNNLPEDLPRRMNEGKRILDIIEESPVPVIAAINGACFGGGLELALACHIRILGQSAMLGFPEAELGIMPGLAGTLRLPDELGYSKALPMLLSSEYITADKAVEIGLAHYIVPRREVLDKAFDVLHQMLGNKSVKAINYIMRSVLAGRRMDRKAALELETELVVELVESQYNKRKIA is encoded by the coding sequence ATGGTTAACAGCAGCGGAATAATAAAATTCAGCAGGAAAGAGGATATTGCGATACTGACAATCAGCAATCCTCCCAGAAACAGATTGCCGGACCCTATATTTGTAGATCCGGACGTTTTGCATGCGCATCTGCATGAAGAAGGGCTCAAGGGAGCCATACTGATAGGCGAGGGCAACAACTTCTGTGAAGGCGCGGCAATCGACAATAACCTCCCGGAGGATCTGCCACGGCGCATGAATGAAGGGAAAAGGATTCTGGACATTATTGAGGAAAGCCCGGTGCCGGTTATTGCGGCCATCAATGGCGCCTGTTTTGGCGGCGGGCTCGAGCTGGCTTTGGCCTGCCATATACGGATACTCGGGCAAAGCGCCATGCTGGGCTTTCCCGAGGCTGAGCTTGGCATTATGCCGGGGCTTGCCGGAACCCTGCGTCTGCCGGATGAGCTGGGCTATTCAAAAGCCCTGCCGATGCTGTTGTCATCGGAATACATTACTGCGGACAAGGCGGTTGAGATAGGGCTTGCGCATTATATCGTCCCCAGACGCGAAGTGTTAGACAAGGCTTTTGACGTACTGCATCAGATGCTGGGCAATAAATCCGTCAAGGCGATCAACTACATCATGAGGTCTGTTCTGGCCGGCAGGCGCATGGATCGGAAAGCGGCGCTTGAGCTTGAGACCGAATTAGTGGTTGAGCTGGTTGAATCGCAGTACAACAAGCGCAAGATAGCGTAG
- a CDS encoding 3-hydroxyacyl-CoA dehydrogenase family protein: MDNHIAVIGAGRMGISIIDFLLSKGFKVTAITRTPEQAENLNGKWKKTVSRQLKYGAVTEDQAADLENSYFASSKMESINHAGIIIETVNEDIEIKRKVYSAINENMGKDAFVASNSSSISPQELADGVFDVPRLVGLHFFFPVPVSNIVEFITHPFVDEAVYRRATEFIRRCGLFVVEQSPENAFILNMLSMAVGGEAFRGAAKFGIHKANELSQSEIFPLGAFSLFDHVQIPVILEATKRYFNRDPLRNKESYQSLLEFMKLMVPDDRNQSLKFSDIAHPGDLPAWQADMAVLNDDEAEFSKRLFYLHINSCLFAVEHGLIEESALDESIKAIMGAAKGPIQLAKEIGYGNLREALGKYHAENGAQYYRPSSLLN, from the coding sequence ATGGACAATCATATTGCAGTTATTGGCGCTGGACGCATGGGGATCTCCATTATCGATTTCCTGCTAAGCAAGGGTTTCAAGGTGACCGCAATCACCCGCACGCCCGAGCAAGCCGAAAATTTGAACGGAAAATGGAAAAAAACAGTCAGCCGCCAGCTTAAATACGGCGCGGTCACCGAAGACCAGGCTGCTGACCTGGAGAATAGCTATTTCGCCAGTTCGAAGATGGAATCGATAAACCATGCCGGCATCATCATCGAAACTGTCAATGAAGACATTGAAATAAAAAGAAAAGTCTATTCCGCCATTAACGAAAATATGGGCAAGGATGCATTTGTGGCGAGCAATTCATCGTCAATTTCTCCGCAGGAATTGGCTGATGGCGTATTTGATGTTCCAAGATTGGTGGGGCTGCATTTTTTCTTTCCCGTGCCGGTAAGCAACATAGTCGAGTTTATAACACACCCTTTTGTCGACGAGGCTGTTTATCGGCGTGCCACGGAGTTTATCAGGCGTTGCGGGTTGTTCGTGGTTGAGCAAAGCCCGGAAAATGCTTTCATCCTGAATATGCTCAGCATGGCGGTGGGCGGCGAGGCATTCAGGGGAGCGGCCAAATTCGGCATTCATAAAGCCAATGAATTATCCCAATCGGAGATTTTCCCGCTAGGCGCATTTTCACTGTTCGATCATGTGCAGATACCGGTGATCCTGGAGGCGACCAAGCGTTATTTCAATCGCGACCCTCTCAGGAACAAGGAATCTTATCAGAGCCTGCTGGAATTCATGAAGCTGATGGTGCCGGATGACCGAAACCAGTCCCTGAAGTTTTCGGACATCGCTCATCCCGGCGATTTGCCTGCCTGGCAAGCCGATATGGCAGTGCTGAACGATGATGAGGCGGAATTCAGCAAAAGGCTTTTTTATCTGCATATCAACAGCTGCCTGTTCGCTGTTGAGCATGGGCTTATAGAGGAAAGCGCCCTTGATGAATCGATCAAGGCGATTATGGGAGCCGCCAAAGGCCCGATTCAGCTGGCTAAGGAAATTGGTTATGGCAATTTGCGTGAAGCCTTGGGCAAGTACCACGCCGAAAACGGGGCGCAATATTATCGTCCCTCATCATTGCTAAATTAA
- a CDS encoding 3-oxoacyl-ACP synthase III family protein, protein MRAAKIIGTGAYLPGDPVPFDEIQRYLGDIPEAPKRVRQWIDDMTPVMKDMLAMENYYYAFDSKTREFTDDNVTMSVKAAKRALEAAGLKPSDIDLICYGSAQQNQMPPASVRIQEALGIEDCAEFSICSNCTSAYKSLFIASELIKTGYAKRALVISSNMISPGMMPEYYNQFKLNRETVFMRWFLCDGAAAMVVSGYDADKPGLVVEGNYLESIGCKRESIMHDHRPARPMSPLVEYETAAHHVQQSFRNALHSGAFQDTSGKSVMFSGMKRMIAKLGLTLGDIRFMQINLPSKQITEILLEEILEIGIPRSALYTKLDKLGYCGPPMAFMCIDQIMRHENLKNNEKILSFVTEVSKFMQAGYLLRAEGYSN, encoded by the coding sequence ATGAGAGCAGCAAAGATAATAGGGACGGGCGCCTATCTGCCTGGCGATCCGGTGCCTTTCGATGAAATTCAGCGCTATCTGGGCGATATCCCTGAAGCGCCCAAGCGGGTTCGCCAATGGATCGACGACATGACGCCGGTCATGAAAGATATGCTGGCGATGGAGAATTACTATTACGCTTTTGACAGCAAGACCCGGGAATTTACCGACGACAATGTGACAATGTCGGTAAAAGCGGCAAAGAGGGCGCTTGAAGCGGCGGGGCTGAAGCCATCGGATATCGATTTGATCTGTTACGGGTCTGCCCAGCAAAACCAGATGCCGCCGGCATCGGTGCGGATCCAGGAGGCGCTGGGCATTGAGGATTGTGCGGAATTTTCCATCTGTTCCAACTGCACATCCGCCTATAAATCCCTTTTTATCGCGTCCGAGCTGATCAAGACGGGGTATGCCAAGAGAGCGCTGGTCATTTCATCGAATATGATCTCACCGGGCATGATGCCGGAATACTACAACCAATTCAAACTGAACCGGGAAACCGTCTTTATGCGCTGGTTCCTGTGCGACGGTGCGGCGGCTATGGTTGTTTCGGGATACGACGCCGACAAGCCCGGCCTGGTGGTTGAAGGCAATTATCTTGAATCCATAGGATGCAAACGCGAATCCATCATGCACGACCATCGCCCTGCAAGGCCGATGTCTCCGTTAGTGGAATATGAGACTGCGGCGCATCACGTTCAGCAAAGTTTCAGAAATGCGCTGCATTCCGGCGCATTTCAGGATACAAGCGGGAAATCAGTCATGTTTTCAGGAATGAAACGCATGATAGCAAAGCTTGGCTTAACGCTTGGCGACATAAGGTTCATGCAAATCAACCTGCCCAGCAAGCAGATTACGGAGATTTTGCTGGAGGAAATTCTGGAGATAGGCATCCCGCGTTCGGCGCTGTACACCAAGCTGGACAAACTCGGATACTGCGGGCCTCCGATGGCGTTCATGTGCATCGACCAGATCATGCGCCACGAAAACTTAAAGAACAACGAAAAAATCCTGAGTTTCGTCACCGAGGTCAGCAAATTCATGCAGGCCGGTTATTTGCTCAGGGCTGAAGGTTATTCAAATTAA
- a CDS encoding acyl carrier protein yields MTEIKQEVSTLVKEFFADECEVDVNDITDNTRIIEDLDGDSLMFLSLLEIIRKKHNVEVEIKTIGKRLMKRPADTIGDLVDMALLVIEHGENIPD; encoded by the coding sequence ATGACCGAAATAAAACAAGAAGTATCAACTCTTGTAAAAGAATTCTTTGCCGACGAGTGCGAGGTTGATGTCAACGACATTACCGATAACACACGGATCATCGAGGATCTTGACGGCGACTCCCTGATGTTCCTGTCGCTGCTGGAGATTATCCGCAAAAAGCACAATGTGGAAGTCGAAATCAAAACCATCGGCAAACGTTTGATGAAAAGACCCGCTGACACGATAGGCGATCTGGTCGATATGGCCCTGCTTGTCATCGAGCACGGCGAGAACATTCCTGATTGA
- a CDS encoding beta-ketoacyl-[acyl-carrier-protein] synthase family protein, with protein MERVVITGLGLISPLGLNLRESWENCVEGRSGVGAITHFDTTDFKVKIAAQVPEGFDDLVSARVKKRIRNQMTRSVQMCSVTTQMAVEDSGFDFSQGDSDRYGIAIGASGTDYPSDEMADVSVFNSSRIVRSMSNAFPAWISLHYGLTGPSFTVGTACSSAGYAMAFAYDQIALGLCDVMIAGGACCAIMPEFVAGFSDIQAMSEREARPEEASCPFDARRDGFVMGEGSGVLILESLTSARKRGAHIYAELRRPALLGEAYNIVSPGPDGVGMARCMSVALKQAGLNPSDIDYINAHGTSTPLNDLYEAKAIQSTFGNDARKVAISSTKSMTGHCLAAAGAVEAVLSCMAIETSTIPPTLNLHERDAGIDLDFVPLVSRHANVNAVLSNSFAFGGHNAVVPLVKFK; from the coding sequence GTGGAACGAGTTGTTATAACGGGACTGGGTTTGATCAGTCCATTAGGGTTGAATCTCAGGGAATCTTGGGAAAACTGCGTTGAGGGCAGATCAGGCGTGGGGGCGATCACGCATTTCGATACCACTGATTTCAAAGTAAAAATTGCGGCCCAGGTACCGGAAGGGTTTGATGACCTGGTGTCCGCCCGCGTGAAAAAGCGGATCAGAAACCAAATGACCCGCAGTGTCCAGATGTGTTCGGTAACGACGCAAATGGCTGTGGAGGATTCCGGCTTCGACTTTTCGCAAGGCGATTCGGACAGGTACGGCATCGCGATAGGCGCCAGCGGCACGGATTACCCCAGTGATGAAATGGCGGACGTGTCTGTTTTCAACAGTTCAAGAATTGTGCGTTCCATGTCCAATGCTTTTCCGGCCTGGATCAGTCTGCACTATGGATTGACAGGCCCAAGCTTCACGGTGGGAACTGCCTGTTCATCGGCCGGCTACGCCATGGCGTTCGCTTATGACCAGATCGCCCTGGGCTTGTGCGACGTGATGATCGCCGGCGGAGCGTGCTGCGCGATCATGCCGGAATTTGTCGCTGGCTTCAGCGACATTCAGGCGATGTCCGAGCGGGAGGCGCGGCCGGAAGAAGCCTCGTGCCCGTTCGATGCCAGGCGCGACGGCTTTGTCATGGGCGAAGGCTCCGGCGTGCTGATCCTGGAATCGCTGACCTCGGCCCGCAAGAGAGGCGCTCATATTTACGCGGAGCTGCGCAGACCGGCCTTGCTGGGGGAAGCCTACAACATCGTTTCACCGGGCCCCGATGGCGTCGGCATGGCGCGCTGCATGAGTGTCGCGTTGAAACAAGCCGGCCTGAATCCTTCGGATATTGATTATATCAACGCCCACGGCACATCGACGCCGTTGAACGACCTTTATGAAGCCAAGGCAATCCAGAGCACCTTCGGCAATGATGCGAGAAAGGTAGCCATTTCATCGACCAAATCCATGACCGGGCATTGTCTGGCCGCGGCGGGGGCCGTAGAAGCCGTACTGTCCTGCATGGCGATAGAAACGTCCACCATCCCGCCGACATTGAATCTGCATGAGCGGGACGCCGGCATAGATCTTGATTTTGTGCCTTTGGTTTCAAGGCATGCAAACGTAAACGCAGTCTTATCGAATTCATTCGCGTTTGGCGGGCATAACGCGGTAGTGCCGCTGGTTAAGTTCAAATAG
- a CDS encoding enoyl-CoA hydratase/isomerase family protein has protein sequence MVISPLKENQSETKTDKKVTLHVSEGIAHVVLSNPPTNLMDEAWSTQTQEIIDRLGALAEAKEIRGVVLSSNGRHFSAGANLESLEAAILGMKQQYLSSMLENSLYFEKLYDLPVPVVAAIRGVCIGSGLELALACHYRIADTRMVMGSVEATFGIMPGCGATIRLPKIVGAGRALELIMGGRRLDAEEAFAMGLVSEVVHHSELITKAIEYIDRLSPWYEQVANG, from the coding sequence ATGGTCATCAGTCCATTAAAAGAAAATCAATCTGAAACAAAAACAGACAAGAAAGTTACGCTGCATGTCAGCGAAGGCATTGCGCATGTCGTCCTTAGCAACCCTCCTACGAATTTAATGGATGAGGCTTGGAGCACGCAGACTCAGGAAATCATCGACAGATTAGGCGCCCTGGCAGAAGCAAAAGAAATCAGGGGAGTGGTTCTTTCTTCCAACGGACGGCATTTTTCTGCCGGCGCAAATCTGGAAAGCCTGGAAGCAGCCATTCTCGGCATGAAACAGCAGTATTTGTCCAGCATGCTGGAAAACAGCCTGTATTTTGAAAAACTCTATGATCTCCCTGTCCCCGTCGTTGCGGCAATCAGAGGCGTATGTATCGGCAGCGGGCTGGAGCTTGCTCTTGCCTGTCATTACCGCATAGCGGATACGCGGATGGTGATGGGCTCAGTGGAAGCGACGTTCGGCATCATGCCGGGCTGCGGCGCGACGATACGATTGCCCAAAATCGTAGGGGCCGGCCGGGCGCTGGAGTTGATTATGGGCGGCAGAAGACTGGATGCCGAGGAAGCTTTTGCGATGGGGCTTGTTTCCGAAGTTGTGCATCACAGTGAATTGATAACAAAGGCTATTGAATACATAGACAGGCTCAGCCCCTGGTATGAACAAGTGGCTAACGGGTAA
- a CDS encoding GRAS family protein, with protein sequence MQHSYDFSLNGNLKALLGKLDRNPAPHHLAQLRQLIEYNVERAVNEPQAFLDMLFLNAIQNRFTSHDGEREHIYLKRFEIPQIELFDILINKFPLVSMSHSIVNDAIKHVIADGPHAVLIDIGIGRGIQTCKLIQSMSGNTRLKTLTVIGVEPFHEALTHAGQMIAKAAAKVPFKVIFFPLDCLVEKLMQEQLFSAFPKQFNKLAVNASLIAHHIPSTAERLAFFDMIRQLHPDALLLTEPDSNHMESDWCQRVENAYAHYGNVFSIIDQLDISESEKNGLKAFFAREIDDVVSHPEDQRFERHECTSRWLEYLAKTGFRMGKQVSVDETWKAKEISCRQDSPGRLSIGHKGINMMSILHATL encoded by the coding sequence ATGCAGCATTCTTACGATTTTTCACTGAATGGCAATTTAAAAGCTTTGCTTGGCAAACTTGATCGCAATCCTGCGCCGCATCATCTCGCCCAATTACGGCAATTGATCGAATACAACGTGGAACGCGCTGTAAATGAACCGCAAGCTTTCCTGGACATGCTGTTCCTCAACGCCATTCAGAACCGATTCACCTCTCATGACGGGGAGCGCGAGCATATTTATCTGAAACGCTTCGAAATTCCACAAATTGAGCTTTTTGACATCCTTATTAACAAGTTTCCGCTGGTCAGCATGAGCCACAGTATTGTTAACGATGCCATCAAGCATGTCATTGCCGATGGCCCGCATGCTGTACTGATTGATATTGGCATAGGCCGGGGCATTCAAACCTGCAAGCTTATCCAGTCCATGTCTGGAAATACTCGCTTGAAGACGTTGACAGTGATCGGTGTCGAGCCATTCCATGAGGCTTTGACTCATGCCGGCCAAATGATTGCCAAAGCGGCGGCGAAAGTACCATTCAAAGTCATCTTTTTCCCGCTGGATTGCCTGGTTGAAAAGCTGATGCAGGAACAATTGTTTTCTGCCTTTCCCAAACAATTTAATAAACTCGCTGTTAACGCTTCACTGATCGCCCATCACATCCCCAGCACAGCCGAACGCCTCGCATTTTTTGACATGATTCGTCAATTGCATCCCGATGCCCTCCTGTTGACCGAACCGGACAGCAACCATATGGAGAGCGACTGGTGCCAGCGGGTAGAGAATGCCTATGCGCATTATGGCAATGTATTCAGCATTATCGATCAGCTCGATATCAGCGAATCCGAAAAAAATGGCCTGAAGGCGTTTTTTGCCAGAGAAATTGATGATGTGGTTTCTCACCCCGAAGACCAGCGCTTTGAACGTCATGAATGCACCTCCCGCTGGCTAGAGTATCTTGCCAAAACCGGCTTTCGCATGGGCAAACAAGTGAGTGTAGATGAAACATGGAAGGCGAAGGAAATCAGTTGCCGACAGGACTCCCCAGGTCGTCTTAGTATAGGCCATAAAGGTATCAATATGATGTCCATCCTGCATGCAACCCTTTAG
- a CDS encoding DNA alkylation repair protein: MAKPALQETLRGNNLHIPLSLSNHMSINNFRDTPSIPAAPGTIQKGMPLKHLLDAEAVHCLARNISLVYPQFDSAGFYDAAMASLEPLELLERGKKLAQVLHQFLPQTYSSAVEILLASLTPPLESTDNNGLAVFFYLPHVCFVAEYGLDPGTGSEDDPFDVSMKAQYELTRRFSAEFSIRPFLIRHQERTLKKVHEWLTDPCPHVRRLCSEGTRPRLPWAIRIPSFISDPEPVLPILEALKDDPSLYVRRSVANNLGDIAKDHPDLVFDICKRWLIYASKERKWLIRHALRHPAKKGHPDALQLRAAAKR; the protein is encoded by the coding sequence ATGGCTAAACCAGCGTTACAGGAAACGCTGCGTGGTAATAATCTTCACATTCCCCTTTCACTCTCTAATCATATGAGCATTAATAATTTCCGAGATACGCCATCCATTCCTGCCGCTCCTGGCACTATTCAAAAAGGAATGCCTCTAAAACATCTGCTCGACGCTGAGGCCGTGCATTGTCTGGCCCGCAACATATCCCTCGTGTACCCGCAGTTCGATTCAGCCGGTTTTTACGACGCCGCAATGGCAAGCCTGGAGCCTTTGGAACTACTGGAGCGAGGAAAAAAATTGGCGCAGGTACTCCATCAGTTCCTGCCCCAAACGTATTCATCAGCCGTGGAAATCCTGTTGGCTTCTCTGACGCCGCCCCTTGAGTCCACTGACAACAACGGACTGGCCGTGTTTTTCTATCTCCCGCACGTATGCTTTGTTGCCGAGTATGGTCTTGATCCGGGAACAGGCAGCGAGGACGATCCTTTCGATGTCTCTATGAAAGCGCAGTATGAGCTCACAAGACGCTTTAGCGCGGAGTTTTCTATTCGGCCTTTTCTTATTCGCCACCAGGAGCGCACGCTCAAGAAGGTACATGAATGGCTTACCGATCCTTGCCCCCACGTCAGGCGTCTTTGCTCGGAGGGTACGCGTCCAAGATTGCCGTGGGCAATTCGGATTCCTAGCTTCATCTCCGATCCTGAACCTGTATTGCCGATACTCGAAGCGTTAAAAGACGATCCCAGCCTTTATGTGCGCCGAAGTGTCGCCAATAATCTTGGCGATATCGCCAAAGACCATCCGGATTTGGTATTCGATATCTGTAAGCGATGGCTGATTTACGCTTCCAAGGAGCGTAAATGGCTCATTCGCCATGCACTCCGGCACCCTGCAAAGAAGGGGCATCCCGATGCACTTCAGCTCCGTGCCGCTGCCAAACGTTGA
- a CDS encoding transglycosylase SLT domain-containing protein has product MNKPAMRGRPASKKTVVPPQVKPRPRTARPAVKKPSPRPMINHFRSRLSLIMLEVTSLVITAALLVIVLLGYSADRFSGTRFFSSLLPFAVGVVGLILAAAALLIGWWKLRTQLRAFSLLLPPMLAVGLALIVGWFAIQGEFSLAYGHFRSLVGGKQEAARITLAHQVYAAYRRYDTAQLLRLVKRAEEYNAVIEEAAKAFDLDPNLLQGVAATESSFMPRDSQDGGHGLFQITRVPKAATEQAGRRLGVDKLSLLDHRHNAFIAAATLKHYLAEMKGDLFLGLLAYNIGPTNGGLRFIMQQYGVTDFVTIQPYLQQLPRDYPVRVLSYSLAFRLWQHEGQLPAYEEGKNAVRIQRIGIPGLQMEL; this is encoded by the coding sequence ATGAACAAACCGGCAATGCGAGGCCGTCCGGCATCTAAAAAGACCGTAGTACCGCCTCAAGTCAAACCACGTCCGCGTACGGCACGGCCGGCAGTAAAAAAGCCGTCGCCCAGGCCTATGATCAATCATTTCAGAAGCCGGTTGTCGCTGATAATGCTTGAAGTGACGAGTCTTGTCATTACGGCCGCATTGCTGGTTATCGTGTTGCTGGGTTATTCGGCCGACAGATTTTCAGGCACGCGTTTTTTCAGCAGTCTGCTGCCATTCGCGGTCGGCGTGGTCGGGCTGATTCTGGCCGCGGCGGCGCTGCTGATCGGCTGGTGGAAGCTGCGGACACAACTGCGCGCCTTCTCATTGTTATTGCCGCCGATGCTGGCCGTCGGACTGGCGCTCATTGTCGGCTGGTTTGCGATTCAGGGTGAATTTTCCCTGGCTTACGGGCATTTCCGCTCACTGGTCGGAGGCAAACAGGAAGCGGCCCGCATTACGCTGGCCCATCAGGTTTACGCGGCTTACCGGCGGTACGATACGGCGCAACTGCTGCGGCTGGTGAAACGCGCGGAAGAATACAATGCCGTTATCGAAGAAGCGGCTAAAGCGTTCGATCTGGACCCGAATCTTTTGCAGGGCGTTGCCGCGACAGAGTCTTCGTTCATGCCGCGCGACAGCCAGGATGGCGGGCATGGCCTGTTCCAGATCACGCGCGTGCCCAAGGCAGCCACAGAACAGGCTGGCAGACGCCTTGGCGTGGATAAATTGTCTTTGCTCGACCATCGGCATAATGCTTTTATTGCCGCCGCTACCCTGAAACACTATCTGGCTGAAATGAAAGGTGATCTGTTTCTGGGCCTTCTGGCCTACAACATTGGACCCACCAACGGCGGCCTGCGCTTCATCATGCAGCAGTACGGAGTGACGGATTTCGTGACCATACAGCCTTATCTGCAACAATTGCCGCGCGATTATCCGGTGCGCGTTTTGTCATATTCCCTGGCTTTCAGGCTCTGGCAGCATGAAGGCCAATTGCCGGCTTACGAGGAAGGCAAGAATGCCGTCCGGATACAGCGTATCGGCATACCGGGACTGCAAATGGAGCTTTGA